The Streptomyces sp. NL15-2K genome contains a region encoding:
- a CDS encoding GNAT family N-acetyltransferase, whose protein sequence is MTSEEIRPATAADVPAVKAVTGAAYHPYIERIGTVPVPMEADHAANVAAGRVFVTGDPVVGLVVIEAYDDHLFLDSIAVHPDAHGRGVGRRLLEFVDARARALGLPEVRLYLWAWPVLRPSGRR, encoded by the coding sequence ATGACGAGCGAGGAGATCCGGCCCGCCACGGCGGCCGACGTGCCGGCCGTGAAGGCCGTCACCGGTGCCGCGTACCACCCCTACATCGAGCGCATCGGGACAGTGCCGGTGCCCATGGAGGCGGACCACGCGGCGAACGTGGCCGCCGGGCGGGTGTTCGTGACGGGCGATCCCGTCGTCGGCCTGGTGGTGATCGAGGCGTACGACGACCACCTCTTCCTCGACAGCATCGCCGTCCACCCCGACGCGCACGGCAGGGGCGTGGGGCGACGGCTGCTGGAGTTCGTGGACGCACGCGCGCGTGCGCTCGGTCTGCCCGAGGTCAGGCTCTACCTTTGGGCTTGGCCAGTGCTTCGCCCTTCAGGGCGGAGGTGA
- a CDS encoding S1 family peptidase, which produces MKHRRIPKRRAAVAGAGIAALVAAGVTFQTANASETPESSAPKTLSALAAGKLASTLGQDLGADAAGTFYDAKTKSLVVNVLDEAAAKTVEAAGAQARLVQNSLAELKSARSTLKQDATIPGTSWVTDPTTNKVVVTADRTVSKAEWAKLTKVVKGLGGTAEVQRAKSEFKPFIAGGDAITGGGGRCSLGFNVVKGGEPFFLTAGHCTESISTWSDSSGKEIGTNEVSSFPGDDYGLVKYTAEVDHPSEVNLYNGSAQEITGAAEATVGMEVTRSGSTTQVHDGTVTGLDATVNYQEGTVSGLIQTDVCAEPGDSGGSLFSGSNAIGLTSGGSGDCTSGGETFFQPVTEALSATGTEIG; this is translated from the coding sequence TTGAAGCACCGACGCATACCCAAGCGACGGGCGGCCGTGGCAGGTGCGGGTATCGCCGCACTGGTCGCCGCGGGAGTCACCTTCCAGACCGCGAACGCCAGCGAGACGCCGGAGAGTTCCGCACCCAAGACGCTGTCGGCCCTGGCGGCCGGAAAGCTCGCCTCGACGCTCGGCCAGGACCTCGGCGCCGACGCGGCGGGCACGTTCTACGACGCGAAGACCAAGAGCCTCGTGGTCAACGTGCTCGACGAGGCCGCGGCGAAGACCGTCGAGGCGGCCGGAGCGCAGGCCAGACTCGTCCAGAACTCCCTCGCCGAGCTCAAGAGCGCCCGCAGCACGCTGAAGCAGGACGCGACCATCCCGGGCACCTCCTGGGTGACCGACCCGACGACCAACAAGGTCGTCGTCACCGCCGACCGTACGGTCTCCAAGGCCGAGTGGGCCAAGCTGACCAAGGTGGTGAAGGGGCTCGGCGGCACGGCCGAAGTTCAGCGCGCCAAGAGTGAGTTCAAGCCCTTCATCGCGGGCGGCGACGCCATCACCGGTGGCGGTGGCCGTTGCTCGCTCGGCTTCAACGTGGTCAAGGGCGGCGAGCCGTTCTTCCTGACCGCCGGGCACTGCACCGAGTCCATCTCCACCTGGTCGGACTCCAGCGGCAAGGAGATCGGCACCAACGAGGTCTCCAGCTTCCCGGGCGACGACTACGGCCTCGTCAAGTACACCGCCGAGGTCGACCACCCGAGCGAGGTGAACCTCTACAACGGCTCCGCCCAGGAGATCACCGGCGCGGCCGAGGCCACCGTCGGCATGGAGGTCACCCGCAGCGGCTCCACGACCCAGGTGCACGACGGCACGGTCACCGGCCTGGACGCCACCGTGAACTATCAGGAGGGCACGGTCAGCGGCCTGATCCAGACCGACGTCTGCGCCGAGCCCGGCGACAGCGGCGGCTCGCTCTTCTCGGGCAGCAACGCGATCGGCCTCACCTCCGGCGGCAGCGGCGACTGCACCTCGGGCGGCGAGACCTTCTTCCAGCCGGTGACGGAGGCGCTGTCCGCGACCGGTACCGAGATCGGCTGA
- a CDS encoding slipin family protein yields MVEELVAAGLTLASAGAVYVMAAARVVKQYERGVVFRLGKLRSEVRGPGFTMIVPGIDKLRKVNMQIVTMPVPAQEGITRDNVTVRVDAVVYFKVTAPAEAVVRVEDYRFAVSQMAQTSLRSIIGKSELDDLLADREKLNQGLELMIDSPAVEWGVTIDRVEIKDVSLPETMKRSMARQAEADRERRARVINADAELQASKKLSEAAREMSDQPAALQLRLLQTVVAVAAEKNSTLVLPFPVELLRFLEKAQQQVPQMPVQQQTPQTQAVQQQTPQTQAVPQQAPQMSAVPQQPVQEQLPPAESHLKPDSQEPDSRQD; encoded by the coding sequence ATGGTCGAGGAGCTGGTGGCGGCGGGGCTGACGCTCGCGTCCGCCGGAGCGGTGTACGTGATGGCGGCGGCGCGGGTCGTCAAACAGTACGAACGGGGCGTGGTGTTCCGCCTCGGCAAGCTCCGGTCCGAGGTGCGCGGGCCGGGGTTCACGATGATCGTTCCGGGCATCGACAAGCTCCGGAAGGTCAACATGCAGATCGTGACGATGCCCGTGCCCGCGCAGGAGGGCATCACCCGGGACAACGTCACGGTGCGGGTGGACGCCGTCGTCTACTTCAAGGTGACCGCGCCGGCCGAGGCGGTGGTCCGCGTGGAGGACTACCGGTTCGCGGTCTCGCAGATGGCGCAGACCTCGCTCAGGTCCATCATCGGCAAGAGCGAGCTGGACGATCTGCTGGCCGACCGCGAAAAGCTCAACCAGGGGCTGGAGTTGATGATCGACAGCCCGGCCGTGGAGTGGGGCGTCACCATCGACCGGGTCGAGATCAAGGACGTGTCGCTGCCCGAGACCATGAAGCGGTCCATGGCCCGGCAGGCGGAGGCCGACCGGGAGCGGCGGGCCCGGGTCATCAACGCCGACGCCGAGCTCCAGGCGTCGAAGAAGCTCTCCGAGGCCGCCCGGGAGATGTCCGATCAGCCGGCCGCGCTGCAACTGCGGCTGCTGCAGACGGTGGTGGCGGTCGCGGCCGAGAAGAACTCGACGCTGGTGCTGCCGTTCCCGGTGGAGCTGCTGCGGTTCCTGGAGAAGGCACAGCAGCAGGTGCCGCAGATGCCCGTGCAGCAGCAGACGCCGCAGACGCAGGCCGTGCAGCAGCAGACGCCGCAGACGCAGGCCGTGCCGCAGCAGGCGCCGCAGATGTCGGCCGTGCCGCAGCAACCGGTGCAGGAGCAACTTCCGCCTGCCGAGTCACATCTGAAACCCGATTCGCAAGAGCCGGATTCAAGACAGGATTAG
- a CDS encoding alpha/beta fold hydrolase, translating to MLPWKRVFGPLAALLLTAAVATVPAAAQAVDAPSRGWNDYSCKPSAAHPRPIVLVHGTFANSVDNWLAFAPYLKARGYCVFSLDYGQLPGVPFFNGLGPIDKSAEQLKAFVDKVLAATGAAETDLVGHSQGGMMPRYYLKFLGGAAKVNAFVGIAPSNHGTTLNGLTQLLEYFPGAGDLLSTRTPALADQVAGSAFLAKLNEGGDTVPGVRYTVLATKYDEVVTPYRSQFLSGSNVHNVLLQDLCPLDLSEHAAIGLLDRIAFHEVANALDPARATPTTCASASG from the coding sequence ATGCTGCCCTGGAAACGAGTGTTCGGACCACTGGCCGCGCTGCTGCTGACCGCTGCGGTCGCCACCGTTCCCGCCGCCGCCCAGGCCGTCGACGCACCCAGCCGTGGCTGGAACGACTACTCCTGCAAGCCCTCCGCCGCCCACCCCCGCCCCATCGTCCTCGTGCACGGCACCTTCGCGAACTCCGTCGACAACTGGCTGGCCTTCGCGCCGTACCTGAAGGCCCGCGGCTACTGCGTCTTCTCCCTCGACTACGGCCAACTGCCCGGCGTCCCCTTCTTCAACGGCCTCGGCCCGATCGACAAGTCGGCCGAGCAGCTGAAGGCCTTCGTCGACAAGGTGCTCGCCGCGACCGGCGCCGCCGAGACCGACTTAGTCGGCCACTCGCAGGGCGGCATGATGCCCCGCTACTACCTGAAGTTCCTCGGCGGAGCCGCCAAGGTGAACGCCTTCGTCGGCATAGCGCCCAGCAACCACGGCACCACCCTGAACGGCCTCACCCAACTGCTGGAGTACTTCCCGGGTGCCGGAGACCTGCTCTCCACCCGCACCCCCGCCCTCGCCGACCAGGTCGCCGGATCCGCCTTCCTCGCCAAGCTCAACGAGGGCGGCGACACCGTGCCCGGCGTCCGCTACACCGTCCTCGCCACCAAGTACGACGAGGTGGTCACGCCGTACCGGAGCCAGTTCCTCAGCGGATCGAACGTCCACAACGTCCTGCTGCAGGACCTGTGCCCGCTCGACCTCTCCGAGCACGCGGCGATAGGGCTGCTGGACCGGATCGCCTTCCACGAAGTGGCCAACGCCCTGGATCCGGCGCGCGCCACCCCGACCACCTGCGCCTCGGCGTCCGGTTGA
- a CDS encoding RNA-guided endonuclease TnpB family protein: protein MTTERVLEKRQFGHRARLTLTPAQTRLVDDQAHAARAMWNQLHDLWQMTPKCQRSLTRMDQTLRQARKEIDWYAVLPAQAAQAVLKTYFQAWKNYWDGRAEEPTFKARIRTVMSVDIPQGRDLHIKRVHRRWGMVNIPKIGRVRFRWTKDLLVGKNADKENRITGARLVKDALGWHIALRVQTLQPRPEPHTGPEVGIDAGVNLPLALSDGNHQDHGRPPRLPDGTADRDKWLNPDEKAQLLRLEQRAAHRKSFRKPKERSSNRLHATYDQIKQLRARATRRALDWQHKTTTAIARQYGTVVVEALTITNMTMSAQGTLEEPGRNVAQKSGLNRSISQEAWGRTVTMLTYKTARQGGTLHKVPAPNTSRRCSACGFITPGSREDQATFVCKNPDCGWEGNADHNAARNVLHLYRMGHGLIPAAGRAVVRRTRGVKPATAR from the coding sequence GTGACCACGGAACGTGTGCTGGAGAAGCGGCAGTTCGGGCATCGCGCCCGGCTGACGCTGACGCCTGCGCAGACACGGCTCGTGGACGACCAGGCGCACGCCGCCCGCGCGATGTGGAATCAGCTCCACGACCTGTGGCAGATGACGCCGAAATGCCAGCGCTCCCTGACCCGCATGGACCAGACGCTGCGGCAGGCCCGCAAGGAGATCGACTGGTACGCGGTGCTGCCCGCGCAGGCCGCACAAGCAGTCCTCAAGACGTATTTCCAGGCGTGGAAGAACTACTGGGACGGCCGGGCCGAGGAGCCGACGTTCAAGGCCCGCATCCGTACCGTGATGTCCGTGGACATCCCGCAGGGCCGCGACCTGCACATCAAGCGGGTGCACCGCCGCTGGGGCATGGTCAACATCCCCAAGATCGGCCGCGTCCGCTTCCGTTGGACCAAAGATCTCCTTGTCGGCAAGAACGCCGACAAGGAGAACCGCATCACCGGGGCCCGGCTCGTCAAAGACGCGCTCGGCTGGCACATCGCCCTCCGCGTCCAAACCCTTCAGCCCAGACCCGAACCGCACACCGGCCCGGAAGTCGGCATCGACGCCGGAGTGAACCTCCCTCTCGCCCTGTCCGATGGCAACCACCAGGACCACGGACGGCCGCCCCGACTCCCGGACGGCACCGCCGACCGCGACAAGTGGCTGAACCCGGACGAGAAAGCCCAGCTGCTCCGCCTGGAACAGAGGGCCGCACACCGCAAGTCCTTCCGCAAGCCCAAGGAACGCAGCTCCAACCGGCTGCACGCCACCTACGACCAGATCAAGCAGCTCCGCGCAAGAGCCACGCGCCGCGCCCTCGACTGGCAGCACAAGACCACTACCGCCATCGCCCGCCAGTACGGCACCGTCGTGGTCGAAGCACTCACCATCACGAACATGACCATGAGCGCCCAGGGCACCCTGGAGGAGCCGGGGAGGAACGTCGCGCAGAAGTCCGGCCTGAACCGCTCCATCAGCCAGGAGGCCTGGGGCCGGACCGTGACCATGCTGACGTACAAGACCGCCCGCCAGGGTGGCACCCTGCACAAGGTTCCCGCTCCGAACACCTCCCGGCGCTGCTCCGCCTGCGGGTTCATCACACCCGGCAGCCGCGAGGACCAGGCCACGTTCGTATGCAAGAACCCGGACTGCGGTTGGGAAGGCAACGCCGACCACAACGCAGCCCGGAACGTCTTGCACCTGTACCGGATGGGCCACGGGCTCATCCCGGCTGCCGGAAGGGCAGTCGTCAGGCGCACGCGCGGCGTCAAGCCCGCCACCGCAAGGTAG
- the tnpA gene encoding IS200/IS605 family transposase, translating to MSPRWNPNPDVRTGRHVVCNLHVHLVFLTKYRRGALTDAMLSRCEEIMREVCADFEAELKQFNGEQDQVHLLVHYPPKVQLSKLVNSLKGVSARLLRKEYDTHVRRHLWGGHFWSGSYFAGSCGGAPLTVVKQYIENQQRPTG from the coding sequence ATGTCGCCGCGCTGGAATCCAAACCCTGATGTACGCACCGGCCGTCACGTCGTCTGCAACCTGCACGTCCACTTGGTGTTCCTCACCAAGTACCGGCGCGGGGCACTCACCGACGCCATGCTCAGCCGGTGCGAAGAGATCATGCGGGAGGTGTGCGCGGACTTCGAGGCCGAACTGAAACAGTTCAACGGCGAGCAGGACCAAGTCCACCTCCTCGTGCACTACCCGCCCAAGGTCCAGCTCTCGAAGCTGGTCAACTCCCTCAAAGGCGTCTCCGCCCGGCTGCTGCGCAAGGAATACGACACCCACGTACGCAGGCATCTGTGGGGCGGCCACTTCTGGTCCGGCTCCTACTTCGCCGGATCCTGCGGCGGGGCACCGCTGACCGTCGTCAAGCAATACATCGAGAACCAGCAGCGCCCCACAGGCTGA
- a CDS encoding S1 family peptidase: protein MRIKRTTPRSGIARRTRLIAVSTGLAAAAAIAIPSANAADTPTTFSAAELKSVDSAVLKADIPGTAWYVDSKTNRVVLTADSTVSQAELAKIKQQAGADADALTIKRSPGKFTKLIQGGDAIYASSWRCSLGFNVRASNGTEYFLTAGHCTDGAGTWYSNSGRTNVIGSTAGSSFPGNDYGLVRYSGSVSRPGTANGVDITRAATPSVGTTVIRDGSTTGTHSGRVTALNATVRYQEGTVSGLIQTNVCAEPGDSGGSLYGSNGTAYGLTSGGSGNCSSGGTTFFQPVTEALSAYGVSVY from the coding sequence GTGAGGATCAAGCGCACCACCCCCCGTAGCGGCATTGCGAGACGGACCCGGCTGATCGCCGTTTCCACCGGCCTCGCGGCCGCCGCCGCGATCGCGATCCCCAGCGCGAACGCGGCAGACACCCCCACCACCTTCAGCGCAGCCGAGCTCAAGAGCGTCGACTCCGCGGTGCTCAAGGCCGACATCCCCGGCACCGCCTGGTACGTCGACAGCAAGACCAACCGCGTCGTGCTGACCGCCGACAGCACGGTCTCCCAGGCGGAGCTGGCGAAGATCAAGCAGCAGGCCGGCGCCGACGCCGACGCGCTCACCATCAAACGCAGCCCTGGCAAGTTCACCAAGCTGATCCAGGGCGGCGACGCCATCTATGCGAGTAGCTGGCGCTGCTCCCTCGGGTTCAACGTCCGCGCCAGCAACGGAACCGAGTACTTCCTGACCGCCGGTCACTGCACCGACGGCGCGGGCACGTGGTACTCCAACTCCGGCCGCACCAACGTCATCGGCTCGACCGCCGGCTCGAGTTTCCCGGGCAACGACTACGGCCTCGTGCGCTACAGCGGCTCCGTCAGCAGGCCCGGCACCGCGAACGGCGTGGACATCACTCGTGCCGCCACGCCGAGCGTGGGCACCACCGTCATCCGCGACGGCTCCACGACCGGCACCCACAGCGGCCGGGTCACCGCCCTGAACGCCACTGTGCGATACCAGGAGGGCACAGTCAGCGGCCTGATCCAGACCAACGTCTGCGCCGAGCCCGGCGACTCCGGCGGCTCGCTCTACGGCAGCAACGGCACCGCGTACGGTCTGACCTCCGGCGGCAGCGGCAACTGCTCCTCCGGCGGTACGACCTTCTTCCAGCCCGTCACCGAGGCCCTGAGCGCCTACGGCGTCAGCGTCTACTGA
- a CDS encoding DNA polymerase III subunit alpha, whose product MPGFAHLRTVSGFSLRYGASHPERLAERASEQGMDALALTDRDTLAGTVRFAKACAKAGVRPLFGVELAVEEPHRNESGDTSVRRERRRTPVRGGAFIDESTPRVTFLARDGARGWADLCRIVTAAHAGEGTPLLPWADNRGDGLTVLLGPDSDVGRALAAGRPDRAAKLLVPWREAYGDALRLETVWHGRKGTGPGSLRLAARTVGFAAEQRVRPVLSNAVRYADPGLGPVADVLDAARRLVPIDGTKELDSGEAWLKDAGAMLGVAERVVEAAGFRRDTAHRLLEQTRATAAECLVDPEDDLGIGTVHFPEPHLVGAGRRTAQRALASRAAAGMVLHGYSGKRAYWERMHHELDIIAHHGFASYFLTVAQVVDDVRKMGIRVAARGSGAGSLVNHLLGIAHADPVEHGLLMERFLSKERVVLPDIDIDVESARRLEVYRAIIDRFGTERVATVAMPETYRVRHAIRDVGAALSMDPADIDRIAKSFPHIRARDARAALEELPELKQLAGEKERYGRLWELAEALDALPRGVAMHPCGVLLSDASLLTRTPVMPTSGEGFPMSQFDKDDVEDLGLLKLDVLGVRMQSAMAHAVAEVERATGERIDLDSVAPGDPATYRLIRSTETLGCFQIESPGQRDLVGRLQPATFHDLVVDISLFRPGPVAADMVRPFIEARHGRAPVRYPHPDLEGPLKGTYGVVVFHEQIIDIVAIMAGCGRGVADQVRRGLSDPESQGRIKVWFAQHAAAKGYDAETIRRTWEIVEAFGSYGFCKAHAVAFAVPTYQSAWLKAHHPAAFYAGLLTHDPGMYPKRLLLADARRRGVPILPLDVNESGVAHGIELVSESDGSSARWGLRLALSDVHGISEAEAARIADGQPYASLLDFWERARPSRPLAQRLAQVGALDAFGANRRDLQLHLTELHRGARAGRGDQLPLSGGRKTAPAGLPDLSSAEKLSAELGVLSMDASRNLMDDHRAFLDELGVVSARRLRDARHGESVLVAGAKAATQTPPIRSGKRVIFTTLDDGTGLVDLAFFDDSHDACAHTVFHSWLLLVRGVVQRRGPRSLSVVGAAAWNLADLIELRAEGGLDEVAARLAEPLPERPDGDPTHGRRIQMPTGYEMHPWADLRPAGEEPAKVRKLWHQSPGSAG is encoded by the coding sequence GTGCCGGGCTTCGCGCATCTGCGCACCGTCTCCGGGTTCTCCCTGCGCTACGGCGCCTCGCACCCGGAGCGGCTGGCCGAGCGCGCCTCGGAACAGGGCATGGACGCCCTCGCCCTCACCGACCGCGACACCCTCGCCGGTACGGTCCGCTTCGCCAAGGCCTGCGCCAAGGCGGGCGTGCGGCCGCTGTTCGGGGTGGAACTGGCGGTGGAGGAACCCCATCGGAACGAGTCGGGGGACACGTCCGTACGACGGGAAAGGCGCCGCACTCCCGTGCGCGGAGGCGCCTTCATCGACGAGTCGACACCTCGCGTCACCTTCCTCGCCCGGGACGGGGCCCGCGGCTGGGCCGACCTGTGCCGGATCGTCACGGCGGCGCACGCGGGGGAGGGCACGCCTCTGCTGCCCTGGGCCGACAACAGGGGAGACGGCCTGACCGTCCTGCTCGGCCCCGACTCCGACGTCGGCCGCGCCCTCGCCGCAGGGCGTCCCGACCGCGCGGCCAAGCTCCTCGTCCCCTGGCGGGAGGCCTACGGCGACGCCCTGCGCCTGGAGACCGTCTGGCACGGCCGCAAGGGCACGGGACCCGGCTCGCTGCGGCTGGCCGCCCGTACCGTCGGCTTCGCCGCCGAGCAGCGGGTCCGGCCCGTGCTCAGCAACGCCGTCCGGTACGCCGACCCCGGCCTGGGCCCGGTCGCCGACGTCCTGGACGCCGCCCGTCGTCTGGTCCCCATCGACGGGACCAAGGAGCTGGACTCCGGCGAGGCCTGGCTCAAGGACGCGGGCGCGATGCTGGGGGTGGCCGAGCGGGTCGTGGAGGCCGCGGGCTTCCGGCGCGACACCGCCCACCGGCTGCTGGAGCAGACCCGGGCGACGGCCGCCGAGTGCCTGGTCGACCCCGAGGACGACCTCGGCATCGGCACCGTCCACTTCCCCGAGCCGCACCTCGTCGGCGCGGGCCGCCGCACCGCACAGCGGGCGCTGGCCTCGCGGGCGGCGGCCGGGATGGTGCTGCACGGTTACTCCGGGAAGCGCGCGTACTGGGAGCGGATGCACCACGAGCTGGACATCATCGCCCACCACGGCTTCGCCTCCTACTTCCTGACGGTCGCTCAAGTCGTCGATGACGTACGGAAGATGGGTATCCGGGTCGCCGCGCGCGGCTCCGGCGCGGGGTCGCTGGTGAACCACCTCCTCGGCATCGCCCACGCCGATCCCGTCGAGCACGGGCTGCTGATGGAGCGCTTCCTGTCCAAGGAGCGGGTCGTCCTGCCCGACATCGACATCGACGTGGAGTCCGCGCGCCGGCTCGAGGTCTACCGCGCGATCATCGACCGGTTCGGCACCGAGCGGGTCGCGACGGTCGCGATGCCGGAGACGTACCGCGTCCGCCACGCGATCCGCGACGTCGGCGCGGCCCTGTCCATGGACCCCGCCGACATCGACCGCATCGCCAAGTCCTTCCCGCACATCCGCGCCCGCGACGCCCGCGCGGCCCTGGAGGAGCTGCCCGAGCTCAAGCAACTGGCAGGGGAGAAGGAGAGGTACGGCAGGCTGTGGGAGCTGGCCGAGGCCCTCGACGCCCTCCCGCGCGGAGTCGCCATGCACCCCTGCGGGGTCCTGCTCTCCGACGCCTCCCTCCTGACCCGTACGCCGGTCATGCCGACCAGCGGCGAGGGGTTCCCCATGTCCCAGTTCGACAAGGACGACGTCGAGGACCTCGGGCTGCTCAAGCTCGATGTGCTGGGGGTGCGGATGCAGTCGGCGATGGCGCACGCGGTCGCGGAGGTGGAGCGGGCGACGGGCGAGCGGATCGACCTGGACTCCGTGGCGCCGGGCGATCCGGCGACGTATCGGCTCATCCGCTCCACCGAGACGCTCGGCTGCTTCCAGATCGAGTCGCCGGGCCAGCGTGACCTCGTCGGGCGGCTCCAGCCGGCCACCTTCCACGATCTGGTCGTCGACATCTCGCTCTTCAGGCCCGGTCCGGTCGCCGCCGACATGGTGCGGCCGTTCATCGAGGCGCGGCACGGGCGGGCGCCCGTCCGTTACCCGCACCCGGATCTGGAAGGGCCGCTGAAGGGGACGTACGGAGTCGTCGTCTTCCACGAGCAGATCATCGACATCGTCGCCATCATGGCCGGCTGCGGGCGAGGGGTGGCGGACCAGGTGCGGCGCGGGCTGTCCGATCCGGAGTCGCAGGGGCGGATCAAGGTCTGGTTCGCGCAGCACGCGGCGGCGAAGGGATATGACGCAGAAACGATTCGGCGCACTTGGGAGATCGTCGAGGCCTTCGGGTCCTACGGCTTCTGCAAGGCGCACGCGGTCGCCTTCGCCGTACCGACGTACCAGTCGGCCTGGCTGAAAGCGCACCACCCCGCCGCCTTCTATGCCGGGTTGCTCACGCACGACCCCGGGATGTATCCGAAGCGGCTGCTGCTGGCGGACGCGCGGCGGCGCGGGGTGCCGATCCTGCCGTTGGACGTGAACGAGTCGGGGGTCGCACACGGGATCGAACTGGTGTCTGAATCTGACGGTTCTTCCGCACGGTGGGGCCTGCGGTTGGCGCTCTCCGACGTGCACGGCATCAGCGAGGCCGAGGCGGCGCGGATCGCGGACGGGCAGCCGTACGCCTCGCTGCTCGACTTCTGGGAACGGGCGCGCCCCAGCAGGCCGCTCGCCCAAAGACTGGCCCAGGTGGGCGCGTTGGACGCCTTCGGTGCCAACCGCCGTGATCTGCAACTGCACTTGACCGAACTGCATCGGGGCGCGCGCGCCGGCCGCGGTGACCAACTTCCACTGTCCGGCGGGCGGAAGACCGCACCGGCCGGGCTGCCCGACCTGTCCTCGGCGGAGAAGCTGAGCGCCGAGCTGGGTGTGCTGTCCATGGACGCCTCACGGAATCTGATGGACGATCACCGGGCCTTCCTCGACGAACTGGGCGTGGTGTCGGCGCGGCGGTTGCGCGACGCGCGGCACGGCGAGTCGGTGCTGGTCGCGGGGGCCAAGGCGGCCACCCAGACGCCGCCGATCCGGTCCGGCAAGCGGGTCATCTTCACCACGCTGGACGACGGGACGGGCCTGGTCGACCTCGCCTTCTTCGACGACTCCCACGACGCCTGCGCCCACACGGTCTTCCACTCCTGGCTGCTGCTGGTGCGCGGGGTGGTGCAGCGCCGCGGCCCGCGCAGCCTCAGCGTGGTGGGCGCCGCCGCCTGGAACCTCGCCGACCTGATCGAACTGCGCGCCGAGGGCGGCCTCGACGAGGTGGCGGCACGGCTGGCGGAGCCGCTGCCGGAGCGGCCGGACGGCGATCCGACCCACGGCCGGCGAATCCAGATGCCCACCGGATACGAAATGCATCCGTGGGCCGATCTGCGCCCGGCGGGCGAAGAGCCCGCAAAGGTACGGAAGTTGTGGCACCAGAGTCCGGGGAGTGCGGGATGA